The Podospora pseudocomata strain CBS 415.72m chromosome 1 map unlocalized CBS415.72m_1, whole genome shotgun sequence genome has a segment encoding these proteins:
- the IPI1 gene encoding rRNA processing protein (EggNog:ENOG503NZQK; COG:S) — translation MGSSMRKKREKKRDFNKAKLKVGREKAKAANFTDTSFKSKSIHINQGALTSDGIDSAEQFKQNLSLCISAKSDTQRREAVAYITNQISSTPPNNPVGTSGVLSKLLPLLSDASTSVRAQLLKLFRALPPSEVGAHVEKILMYIRGGMTHLSPDIRTDTLDVLDWLLGVAGDEVVSCSGGWLKTINSFSSMLGWNPSVGSAMTSKGWTTASKATLGTKKGPEAQARQIQALARFLEVGFKPEAPIPVQSAAYWDNIYRLPTTPNPFAYLNLFGIPRDEENEMYLDRGSRQRVFDARWRTTIATGMEGARKEGGTVGRAAAALGRALNGGFDGPQSGSEN, via the exons ATGGGTTCGAGtatgagaaagaaaagggagaagaagagggactTCAAT AAAGCCAAGTTGAAAGTGGGAAGGGAAAAGGCGAAGGCGGCCAATTTCACAGACACCAGCTTCAAATCAAAAT CGATTCACATCAATCAAGGAGCCCTCACATCGGACGGCATAGACTCGGCCGAACAATTCAAGCAGAATCTATCATTGTGTATCTCGGCGAAGTCTGATACCCAACGGCGCGAAGCCGTCGCCTACATTACCAACCAAATatcatcaaccccgccaaacaATCCAGTTGGGACGTCAGGAGTCCTGAGCAAGCTGCTTCCGCTGTTATCAGATGCGTCAACGTCGGTACGCGCCCAGCTTCTGAAGCTGTTTCGAGCATTGCCGCCATCAGAGGTTGGGGCGCATGTGGAGAAGATTCTCATGTACATCCGCGGGGGCATGACCCATCTTTCACCAGATATTCGCACAGACACGCTCGACGTCCTGGATTGGCTTCTCGGTGTGGCAGGGGATGAAGTGGTTTCTTGTTCAGGAGGCTGGTTGAAAACAATCAACAGCTTCAGCTCCATGCTCGGGTGGAATCCCAGTGTTGGCTCAGCCATGACCAGCAAAGGCTGGACGACGGCATCCAAGGCCACTCTGGGTACTAAGAAGGGCCCTGAAGCTCAGGCGAGACAAATCCAAGCTCTCGCCAGGTTTCTCGAAGTCGGCTTCAAGCCTGAAGCTCCGATTCCTGTCCAATCTGCGGCTTACTGGGACAACATATATCGTCTGCCAACCACACCAAATCCCTTTGCATATCTCAACCTTTTCGGGATACCACGAGACGAGGAAAACGAAATGTACCTCGATCGTGGGTCGCGGCAGCGTGTTTTCGATGCCAGATGGAGAACCACCATCGCGACTGGTATGGAGGGTGccaggaaggaggggggaacgGTTGGGAGGGCTGCAGCTGCGCTGGGGAGAGCCTTGAATGGCGGGTTTGATGGTCCTCAATCTGGATCTGAAAATTAG
- a CDS encoding uncharacterized protein (COG:S; EggNog:ENOG503P5KI) produces the protein MADNSEMTDFEYISKNFDRLLGKPGVKAILVLDRETGNVLKTGGNTDLFRKESSESSKPSISNDAPSDGAAEPSTADREGVVELATLVWNYVDVTEQFVQDLNKEDTARLQRLRTATQELVIITDPKFILAVAHDKPNSG, from the exons ATGGCAGACAACTCGGAAATG ACGGATTTTGAATACATCAGCAAGAACTTTGACCGTTTACTGGGCAAACCGGGTGTCAAGGCAATTCTAGTCCTTGACCGCGAGACGGGCAATGTGTTGAAGACAGGCGGAAACACGGATTTGTTCCGCAAGGAGAGCTCCGAATCTTCAAAGCCATCGATTTCCAATGATGCACCAAGCGACGGAGCGGCCGAACCTTCAACTGCTGATAGGGAGGGCGTGGTCGAGCTTGCAACCCTTGTTTGGAATTATGTCGACGTAACAGAACAGTTCGTGCAAGACCTGAATAAGGAG GATACAGCTCGACTGCAAAGGCTGCGTACCGCCACTCAAGAActtgtcatcatcacggACCCCAAGTTCATACTGGCTGTCGCTCATGACAAGCCAAATAGCGGCTGA